The following coding sequences are from one Humulus lupulus chromosome X, drHumLupu1.1, whole genome shotgun sequence window:
- the LOC133805086 gene encoding uncharacterized protein LOC133805086 produces MPFTFMLKPPKKTKKQKRTTSPIHIAPVTQEKPHPSQRLPTQNDRVLSKNSAPMLFNIPNVRVPRSLKCLLTTVKYVEHDQSSNGFWDIRPSTHFIYFTRRHSPLWLIRDDWSIMYIIIYQVSILSIGQKRDKSLFSFR; encoded by the exons ATGCCATTTACTTTCATGTTGAAGCCACCTAAGAAGACAAAGAAGCAAAAAAGGACTACTTCACCAATACATATTGCCCCAGTGACACAAGAGAAGCCTCATCCTTCCCAGCGACTTCCTACTCAAAATGATAGAGTGTTAAGTAAAAATAGTGCCCCGATGCTCTTCAATATTCCTAATGTCAGGGTTCCTCGCTCTCTCAAGTGTCTATTAACTACGGTAAAGTATGTGGAGCATGATCAAAGTTCAAATGGATTTTGGGATATTAGGCCATCAACacattttatatatttcacaagaAGACATAGTCCACTTTGGCTTATTAGAGATGATTGGAGCATCATGTATATCATTATATATCAG GTTTCTATACTTTCAATTGGTCAAAAGAGAGATAAATCACTTTTTTCATTTCGTTGA